A window of Belonocnema kinseyi isolate 2016_QV_RU_SX_M_011 chromosome 10, B_treatae_v1, whole genome shotgun sequence genomic DNA:
GTGAcgtctttctttgataaaaaagggTCCACAATAATCCACACCTATATTAACAAATGGTCGAAAGAATGACACTCTATTTTGCGGTAAATTCCCCATAATATATTCTGATTCGCGAGGCTTCGTTCGAAAGCATTTCACGCATTGACGGATGATATGTCTTGTCGTATTGCGACCGTCGATTCGCCAAAAGATTTCGCGAACGCTATACAACGTCGCGTTGATTCTCGCATGCATGAGCTTTTCGTGTTCTTCATGGATTAATAGTTTTGTGATAGGATGATTTTTTGGAAGGATTATGGGGTGCTTTTGAGAAGACCGAATTCGAGAAAAGGGTTCAAATTTAGAAGGCTGCTTTTTGAATTGACTGGTAATTTTTGAGACAATGAATGTAATTCCTTTATAAAGGCTTCTGCTTgtgtaattttaattactttttgaaaggcGATTTTATATTCTTCTGTGGAAATATTTCCGATTCTTCTGACAGTTTTGtccctgatttttaaattacgaatGAATCTAAGACAGTAAGCTAAAACGACTGTGAGCTTGTTAGTGTTGCTGAATCGTCTAAGGATTTCATTCTCCTCTTGATTCTCTTTAATAGAAATTAGCAGGGAAAGAGTTGAGGGAGTTTTTGTTTCCGGAATTTCCTTTTGATGAAAGGGCCTTTGAGGCCAAGTACTGGAATCATGACGTAGCCAATGAGGGCCCTGTGACCAAAGCGTGTTTGCTAGGAATTCTTGAGGTCCTTGTCCTCGCGAAATCATATCAGCAGGGTTATATAAAGTAGGCACGTGACGCCATTCTTGCGAGCGAGTTGCTGCCTGAATTTCAGCAACTCTGTTTGCCACAAAGGTTTTTAAAGTGTGAGAGGGCACGTTAATCCAATTTAGTACAATTGTTGAGTCAGACCAAAAACTAACTTTGTCGATTTCAAATGGAAAGGCCTTAAATGTGGCAGTGTACGGTTTCACTAAAAGATTTGCTGCGTATAATTCAAGTCGAGGTAAGGAGGTCGCTTTTAAAGAAGCGACTCGAGATTTAGAAGAAATCAGAGCACTTCGATGCCTGCCCTGCCTATCAGTAGATCTCAAGTTAAGGCAAGCCCCGTATGCTTTTTCACTGGCATCGCAGAATCCATGCAATTGGATTTCTGCTGTGTCTGGAGACGAAATGAAGCTACTAAATTTTACCTTATTGAGAAGTTGCAATTGTTGTTTATACTTGATCCAAAAATCTTGAATGTCTTGAGAAACAGGAGTGTCCCAcgtaaattgaattttccaaagtTGTTGGATCCAGATTTTTGCTAAAATGACTACTGGACCGAGTAGACCTAATGGGtcgaaaagctttgaaatttggGATAAAATTGAGCGTTTCGTGGTTATCTCTTTTGAATTAGGAAAATTGactgtataaaaaatattatcatttgcAGAATCCCAATGAATCCCCAAAGCCTTTACACTTTCAGCAGGGCTTAAGGACATGAAAGTCTTcgaattttctgcagaaaaatttTGTGTTAATTCAGGATCTTTTGAACCCCATTTCCCCAGATTAAAACTGCCTCTCTTGAGAAAACTGATTAAATCATTTCGAAGGTTGATAGCCTCTTCGAAAGTATGTGTACCTGTGAGAAGGTCATCTACATAGAAATCTCGTTTCAAAACTGCGGATGCGATTGGAAACGATTCACGTTCGTCCTCGGCTAACTGATGGAGAGTCCGAATCGCGAGAAATGGAGCGCAAGCAGTTCCAAAAGTCACTGTACTTAGGCTATAAATTTTTATTGGTTCTTGAGGCGAATCACGCTACAAGATCTTTTGGAAACGACTATCTTTTTGTGATACTCTTACTTGCCTATACACCTGTTCGATGTCAGCAGTAAGAGCGTAACGTAAGCATCGAAAGCGGGTGATTATCGAAAACAAATCTTCCTGTATGGTTGGACCAACCATTAACGAGTCATTTAAGGCGATGCCGGAAGAAGTTTTAGCAGACCCGTCAAATACGACCCTAACCTTTGTGGTGAGACTAGATGTTTTTACCACTGCATGATGTGGAAGGTAGAAACCGTGATCGATGGGTTCATGATCTGGAACCTGAGTCATGTGTGAATTTCGGTGTATTGTTCTTTTAGAAAGGGATCTTTCTCAAATTTTCGCTCAAGGGAATGAAGACGTTGAAAGGCTGTGTTTTTAGAGTTTCCGAGGGActctcttttttcattaaaaggaaGACTGACACAATAACGACCATCCTTGGttctttgtacatttttttcaaaatgtgtttcGCAAGCTAATTCTTCGCTTGATTTAACATTTGAGCTTGAGTCTGCTCCTAATTCCTAGAGAATATGCagctcttgaaatttaattaaattacaagtGACATTAGATGGCTATTTGGAAAAACGAGGTTTTGAAATACAATCAGCAATGACCCAACCGAGTAAAGTTTCTTGATACACTGCTGGTTGccctttaatttgaatttgaccTGAACGTAACAGTTGATAGAAAAACTCTGCCCCTATAAGAAGGTCTATATCAGCTGGTTTGTAGAATTCGGGATCAGCTAGAATAACACCTTGCggaattttaaatcgatttttatcAAGGGGTAGAGAGGGCATTTGATCTGAAATTTCCTTGAAGACTAGACAGGATAAATTTATTTCCGCGTCTGTATACCTCGACTTGATTTTTGCGACAGTGCTGTATTTCACTTTGGAACGAAGATTTTGTGCACCCTTTAGTTGAACATCGACGCGCTTCTGTTGTATCTCTAAGGATTCAGCACATTTTTCAGTGATGGAATTGCACTGAGAGCACGAATCTAAGAGAACGCGACAAGATTGAAATTTGCCTTCGCTATTAAGAATGTGAACCCTTGTGGTACCTAAAATGACCTCGGAGGTGACTTGAGCTTGACAGCTTAATAGTTGTTGAGGGGAAGGCTCGAAAATGGAAGATTGATTGTAATTATCTGTATTTTGGCGTTCAAAGTGAAGAAGTGTGTGAtgccttttttcacattttttgcaaGTGTTCCCTAGACAATCAGGAGTACGATTGTGACCATTTAAACAATTGTGACTAagagaagtttttttaatttcaatataccTATCGTGAGACGACATTTTCTTGAAAGAAGAACATGCCCATGGCATATGATTTTCTTCACAAATTGAACATGTCTGTTTTGCAGGAGGGTTCTTAGAATCAATAGAGGTTTTCATGCAGGATTGTGATTGTTTGGAATTAAAATGTGACCTAGAGTTTGATTTATTTGAATCACTTTTTTGACATGAAATCTGTTTTTGACTGAAATGGGTCAAGTCTATGATTGCGCGTTGCTCAAGAAATGAAATCATGTCCTCCAACGAAGGAATGTTTGTACCTTTAATTGATACTTCCCATTTTTCTTTCGTATAAGTATTCAGtttgtcttaaataaaataaacaagaagAGTGTCccataatttttctttatcgACGAGAGATTTGATAGCTCTGACTTGCTTTTGAACGTTGTCGAGAAGTTTACGCATTAAGAATTCCCTTGATACTCGTGGAGTTTCGAAtagggatttaaaatgattttcgatAATGAATCTCTTATTATCAAATCGTTTTTTATAAGTTCCCACGCTACTAAATAGTTTTCCGTTGTGGTTGTGAGAGAACCGATTACTTCCCTTGCTTCACCCACTAAACATGCCTTTAGATAATGAAATTTACGTAAATCTGGAATTGCTGGATTGTCGTGGCACATTGACTTGGATGAATAGTAAAAAGTAAGCCAAGTGTCATAAGAACCGGAAAATGTAGGAGTTTGAAGTTTGGGATGTTCAAAACGCGATGAGGGTAAAAATGACGCACTGTATTGTGGTGTGAAAGATGTGGATGGTGTAGAACCTGTTGAAAGTTTCTTAAGGTATTTTTTAGCAAGACCATTTATCGCGTAAAAACGATTTTCGTATTGTACCCTTTCTGATTCATTTTCCACGTTTTCATCTTCAGTTACGGCTAAATCATCGATTTTTTCTTGGACTACATTGAATTCGTCCCAAAATGACAAGTGTTCATTGAATCTGCGTTCCAAGTCAACTGCTTCTAAATCTGCGTGATCttcaagatttttaagaaaattttcaaattgagtttCCTGACGTTTTACCGAAGCCCGAAGCTTTTTCAACTTTGTTAGCTGAGTTTCAGACATTATTCTAATCGCGAGATTTTACCTTCCTAAAAAGGCGATAGACAAATGCTTCCGTATCGAGATTATAGCTTAACTTAGAAGTCGAAATTATATATGGAAATGAGATTGGAACTCCTTTGACTTACTTGGAAAGATGAGCAGattgtatttgaaaatgaatatcaGATCCGCAATGAGTCCAGTCTCGCACGGGTTGCTGTTGTCCagatgttgttgaaaatgaaattgtattGGAATTACttctggattttgaaatatttccagagAAATAGCTTCCTTGCAGTAGAGACGCCTTCTGAAATTATGACGTCCTCGATGAACGTGGTTAAATCACGAGAGCTTATAACTTGAACTTTTTCTCCTCGGTGCTGACTTTGTCAGCTTTAACTGAAGTGCGCTTGGGGGTAATTTTTCCTTACAGAAGGTGTGTCGCAAGTTTCTTAAGCTACCTGTGATTGGTTCAGAGAACGGTCATCGACGCCTATTAGTAGAAATTAGGAAAACCTAAAAAGGTGTTAACCTGGGGTCATAGAAGCACGCCTAAACAATAAAAGCATCAAACTCCGAAATTAGAGACTATCTTATAACTTGGTCGAGGATTACAGCAGTAAAGGTAAAAATCTAGGAACAGTTTGAAAGATTCTGACAATTTGAAACATCTGCTTAAAAGGTTCTTAAGTATATTTGCGGGCTGTCTATGCGCTCTACGgagttataaaataataaacctgACAAGGCGAAATTAAAGAATACGAAAGTAAAGACGGTTCAAGATTGAGAGAGTTGCTCAAatgcaaatgaaaattaataaacattattattaaaaattataaaagttaattgttacgacgtaacagaaatcttttaaagtaaattGTCAAttactcgcttgacattctttgaaatctctaaaactattataaaatcttataaaatctattgtgaatccttaaaactttttgaattattttgaattatttatgaatccttaaaattttttttaaaatatcgtcAGGTGTCtagtaattcctgaaaatcattcaaattttcagaaatcctgtaagaattcttgaaaatctttaaacagctctgaatttttttaataatccttttagctttactaaaataatttgatatcttTTGTAACTGACTAAGATTgattcaaatctctttaaatccttgaaattttcttaaattttaaaaaattttgaaaagccttaacgtccttgaattttttaaatccttagaaatctctttttttaacaccattaagccatttccctttcggggtaggcgtgactcactcggcaggagaaaggagtagtgtgtggaagggatagagatttttcagattgatccagaatNNNNNNNNNNNNNNNNNNNNNNNNNNNNNNNNNNNNNNNNNNNNNNNNNNNNNNNNNNNNNNNNNNNNNNNNNNNNNNNNNNNNNNNNNNNNNNNNNNNNcagccttggaggagattatgttgagaaataaaaaaaaaattcttaaaaacgttgtttttcttggtcaggccggaaacttatcaatccaccctcgtattttaattacggtgcttaataagctaatccttctgtaattattgcactcgcttttatctccctttctcttgtatattggtacgataatcgcttctttccaatcgtctgggacgtctcccatctcgaaaaataaatttatcaattcgcaaactctatgtggtatgtactcacgaccgtgtttaagcatttcggCGTTAATACCggctaccccggcagccttacagtttttcaagttcttaattatatccctaacctcagtgacacagactttttcaattgagttttccatcgcatcgtatTCAACATCCCagctgtggtgtcctatagcttcatctcagaaatctcttaaaattaatcaaaatacttttaaataccaTTCAATAgcttccttgacattttttaaaaccactgaaaccgtttaaaaattttttttaagtgtcttGTAAATCCGTACaacttttgtaattattttaaaatcttttaaaaggaaattttaaaatcccgTTAATTCGCTATATTAATTTCTTAagatcaattcaatttttagaaatcctgtaatattccttgaaaatttttaaacggctttgatcatttaattttttgcatttcttttaaaatcccttcaaattctttaaatcattaaaaatttcttcagatttcgtacgaacatttaaaaaattttttaaccctcTAAAGTCTCTTTCATGCATCTTTTCCGATAggaaactacttaaaatcacttattatcgaaaagtattataACATAAGTCGCCgacaattgaggttataacctaaATTTCGACAATTTATCATTTATCGTGGTGAATTTCCTAATCttctttatacaaaatttatcttctggattgaaaactcaattatttgttaacaaatttatttactgGTTTGAAGGTGAATTATGTAAGTTAATGGttcatttcttttttgttacaaatttagataatttttttttaatttcgtttcgttaaatatttattttttagcaaaaatttagctattcgatCCTTGCTATAAAATTGAtccttatagttgaaaattaaattatttagttaaaaaatcttttttttttagtgaaaagtttaatcaaatgttttggcagaaaatgcatatttttgagtTACAATTTCGTATTTTCGGttcaatttaacagttttttcattgaaaattaaaatatttcttttttggtaaaaaatgaatctttttagttgcaaataagttattttattgctaattaatttattaacggAAGAATTTAACTACATctttagtcaacattttttttttaatcgaaacaaaattgattaaatgtacttctttgtt
This region includes:
- the LOC117181055 gene encoding uncharacterized protein LOC117181055; the protein is MTQVPDHEPIDHGFYLPHHAVVKTSSLTTKVRVVFDGSAKTSSGIALNDSLMVGPTIQEDLFSIITRFRCLRYALTADIEQVYSLSTVTFGTACAPFLAIRTLHQLAEDERESFPIASAVLKRDFYVDDLLTGTHTFEEAINLRNDLISFLKRGSFNLGKWGSKDPELTQNFSAENSKTFMSLSPAESVKALGIHWDSANDNIFYTVNFPNSKEITTKRSILSQISKLFDPLGLLGPVVILAKIWIQQLWKIQFTWDTPVSQDIQDFWIKYKQQLQLLNKVKFSSFISSPDTAEIQLHGFCDASEKAYGACLNLRSTDRQGRHRSALISSKSRVASLKATSLPRLELYAANLLVKPYTATFKAFPFEIDKVSFWSDSTIVLNWINVPSHTLKTFVANRVAEIQAATRSQEWRHVPTLYNPADMISRGQGPQEFLANTLWSQGPHWLRHDSSTWPQRPFHQKEIPETKTPSTLSLLISIKENQEENEILRRFSNTNKLTVVLAYCLRFIRNLKIRDKTVRRIGNISTEEYKIAFQKVIKITQAEAFIKELHSLSQKLPVNSKSSLLNLNPFLEFGLLKSTP